A part of Planococcus sp. MB-3u-03 genomic DNA contains:
- a CDS encoding peptidyl-prolyl cis-trans isomerase, whose amino-acid sequence MNSNRNNTTPPKQKRHLKTKPVLMVIGILLLANLLWFIAWLIPNGSSAANEEVAAVDGEAITRAEWMASMEQQHGRSALLELVNEKVMAAAADDYGIEVSDKEIDLELAMMRTAQDGTEELLYANDNERQREKVKAQLILEKVLTKDVLIDDQAIKDFYEDNRAIYDVKDSYRTSMIVLNSKAEAEEAIKELDSGSSFEALARERSIDNATGNLGGDIGFVSPGQESIDSQIAKTVESIEPGSWSAPLALEDGRTAVIMVKEKIEGRTFSYDEVKEHISRELALEQLPQSVSPEAFWQEFNAEWFYGEGE is encoded by the coding sequence ATGAACTCGAATCGAAATAACACAACACCACCGAAACAGAAACGCCACTTGAAAACGAAACCCGTATTAATGGTCATCGGTATTTTATTGCTGGCCAATTTGCTATGGTTCATCGCTTGGCTCATTCCAAATGGTAGCAGTGCCGCAAACGAGGAAGTCGCAGCAGTCGATGGCGAGGCAATTACCCGTGCCGAATGGATGGCATCGATGGAACAGCAGCACGGCCGAAGTGCCCTTCTCGAATTGGTCAATGAAAAAGTCATGGCCGCTGCAGCAGATGATTACGGCATCGAAGTATCCGATAAGGAAATCGATCTTGAATTGGCCATGATGCGGACCGCGCAAGACGGTACCGAAGAACTGTTGTACGCCAACGACAACGAACGACAGCGTGAAAAAGTGAAAGCGCAATTGATCTTGGAGAAAGTCTTGACGAAAGATGTCCTCATCGATGACCAGGCCATCAAGGATTTCTATGAAGACAACCGGGCCATCTATGACGTTAAAGATTCATACCGCACAAGCATGATCGTCTTGAATTCCAAAGCGGAAGCAGAAGAGGCGATCAAAGAACTCGACAGCGGCTCGAGCTTTGAAGCGCTTGCCCGCGAGCGTTCCATCGATAACGCCACCGGCAATCTTGGAGGAGATATCGGTTTCGTATCTCCAGGCCAAGAGTCGATCGATTCCCAAATCGCAAAAACGGTCGAATCCATCGAACCCGGCTCGTGGTCTGCCCCGCTGGCACTTGAAGATGGCCGAACCGCCGTCATTATGGTTAAAGAAAAAATCGAAGGCCGTACATTCAGCTACGACGAAGTGAAAGAACATATCAGCCGGGAACTTGCCCTCGAACAATTGCCTCAATCCGTCTCTCCCGAAGCTTTTTGGCAAGAATTCAATGCTGAATGGTTTTACGGCGAAGGGGAATAA
- the cysK gene encoding cysteine synthase A: protein MARVGNSITELIGQTPIVKLNRLTGPEDAEVYVKLEYFNPGSSVKDRIALAMIEAAEKSGDLKEGDTLIEPTSGNTGIGLAMIAAAKGYRSVLVMPETMSMERRNLLRAYGAELVLTPGPDGMNGPNGAIKTAEKLAAENSWFMPQQFNNEANPEVHRLTTGPEIVEAMDQLDGFISGIGTGGTITGAGQVLKEHYPNIHIVAVEPTDSPVLSGGKPGPHKIQGIGAGFVPAVLNTEIYDEIMQVSNEQSYEFARRTAREEGILGGVSSGAAIYAALELAKRLGKGKKVLAILPSNGERYLSTPLYQFDENNG from the coding sequence ATGGCACGAGTAGGAAATTCAATTACCGAATTGATTGGGCAAACACCGATTGTTAAATTAAACCGGCTGACAGGACCTGAAGATGCGGAAGTTTACGTTAAATTGGAATACTTCAACCCGGGCTCCAGCGTAAAAGACCGGATTGCACTCGCGATGATCGAAGCAGCAGAAAAATCCGGCGACTTAAAAGAAGGCGATACCTTAATCGAACCGACAAGCGGCAATACAGGGATCGGCCTCGCGATGATCGCTGCAGCAAAAGGCTACCGCAGCGTACTCGTTATGCCTGAAACCATGAGCATGGAACGCCGCAACTTGTTGCGCGCATATGGTGCGGAACTAGTGTTAACGCCAGGCCCAGACGGCATGAACGGCCCGAACGGCGCCATCAAGACGGCCGAAAAACTGGCGGCAGAAAACTCCTGGTTCATGCCCCAGCAATTCAATAACGAGGCAAACCCTGAAGTGCACCGTCTGACCACAGGGCCTGAAATCGTCGAAGCGATGGATCAACTGGACGGCTTCATTTCGGGCATTGGGACAGGCGGCACGATTACTGGTGCCGGGCAAGTATTGAAAGAACACTACCCGAATATCCACATCGTAGCTGTCGAACCGACGGATTCCCCGGTCTTGTCCGGCGGGAAACCAGGTCCCCACAAAATCCAAGGCATCGGTGCTGGCTTTGTGCCAGCCGTGTTGAACACAGAAATCTATGATGAAATCATGCAAGTAAGCAATGAGCAATCGTATGAATTTGCCCGCAGAACGGCACGCGAAGAAGGCATTCTTGGTGGTGTGTCATCAGGAGCCGCGATCTACGCAGCGCTTGAACTGGCGAAAAGACTCGGTAAAGGCAAAAAAGTATTGGCGATCTTGCCATCAAACGGTGAACGTTATTTGAGCACTCCGCTTTACCAATTTGACGAAAATAACGGATGA
- the folP gene encoding dihydropteroate synthase has translation MDLNVFAKTQVMGILNVTPDSFSDGGQFDNIEKALARAKQMLKDGASIIDVGGESTRPGHTQISDEEEIARVVPVIQALREQTEAIISIDTYKSAVAQAAVEAGAQIINDIWGAKYDPEIARVAADKQVPIILMHNRAEAVYDDFWQDAKKDLEESIRIARNAGVSDKHIWLDPGIGFAKTLAQNVEMMQRLDQLVAMGYPVLLGTSRKSFIGKLLDAKVDNRLEGSLATAAFGVTKGCQIVRVHDVKETVQTVKMMDFLIGKTKMEG, from the coding sequence ATGGACTTAAATGTATTCGCAAAAACGCAAGTGATGGGCATATTGAATGTGACACCGGATTCGTTTTCCGATGGCGGGCAATTCGATAATATCGAAAAAGCGCTGGCCCGCGCCAAGCAAATGTTAAAGGATGGAGCTTCCATTATCGATGTAGGCGGCGAATCGACACGCCCTGGCCATACACAAATTTCTGACGAAGAAGAAATCGCTCGGGTAGTGCCGGTCATCCAGGCGCTCAGAGAACAGACAGAGGCAATTATTTCCATCGATACATACAAATCTGCCGTTGCCCAAGCAGCTGTCGAGGCTGGTGCACAGATCATTAATGATATTTGGGGCGCCAAATACGATCCCGAGATTGCCCGGGTGGCTGCAGACAAACAAGTGCCGATCATTCTAATGCACAACCGTGCCGAAGCGGTTTACGATGATTTTTGGCAAGACGCAAAAAAAGACCTTGAAGAAAGCATCCGCATCGCCCGAAATGCCGGCGTTTCGGACAAACACATCTGGCTCGATCCCGGCATCGGGTTCGCCAAGACGCTTGCCCAAAACGTCGAGATGATGCAGCGGCTCGATCAGCTCGTGGCAATGGGCTATCCCGTACTTCTCGGCACTTCCCGAAAATCATTCATCGGCAAATTACTCGATGCAAAAGTCGATAATCGTTTAGAAGGCTCTCTCGCAACGGCAGCTTTTGGTGTCACGAAAGGCTGCCAAATCGTGCGTGTCCATGACGTGAAAGAAACGGTTCAGACAGTGAAGATGATGGATTTCTTAATAGGCAAGACGAAGATGGAGGGGTAG
- the folB gene encoding dihydroneopterin aldolase, with product MDYIHLNEMEFYGYHGVFSEEQKLGQRFRATVTLAVDLKRAGETDELEHTVHYGEAYEICREVIEGEPKKLVEAVAETVAAELLNQFPLVQGVRVQLIKPDPPIPGHYKSVAIDITRGSFR from the coding sequence ATGGATTATATTCATTTAAACGAAATGGAATTTTACGGTTATCACGGTGTATTTTCGGAAGAACAAAAACTCGGACAGCGTTTCCGGGCGACAGTGACGCTTGCCGTCGATTTAAAACGTGCTGGGGAAACTGACGAACTGGAACATACGGTTCATTACGGTGAAGCGTACGAAATATGTCGCGAAGTTATCGAAGGAGAACCCAAAAAGCTGGTCGAGGCCGTAGCCGAAACGGTAGCTGCTGAATTATTGAACCAATTTCCGCTGGTCCAAGGAGTCCGCGTTCAGTTGATCAAACCTGACCCGCCAATCCCTGGCCATTACAAGTCAGTAGCAATCGACATCACCCGAGGCAGCTTCCGATGA
- the folK gene encoding 2-amino-4-hydroxy-6-hydroxymethyldihydropteridine diphosphokinase, protein MNEVYLSLGSNLGDRKAQLQEAVRLLQTNPSISNIKMSSIYETAPVGYLDQHAFLNLVIRLETSLSPLELLDICQEIEQALHRERLVRWGPRTVDLDVLLYGQEQVATERLTIPHPRMYERAFVLVPLQELMPSLILPEDLEMQEVHVWKTYNDVNTFLRDAN, encoded by the coding sequence ATGAATGAAGTCTACCTATCCTTGGGCTCGAATTTAGGAGACAGGAAAGCCCAGCTTCAAGAGGCGGTTCGCTTGCTTCAAACGAATCCTTCCATTTCGAACATAAAAATGTCTTCCATCTACGAAACGGCTCCAGTCGGCTATCTCGATCAACATGCATTCCTAAATCTAGTTATCCGATTGGAAACCAGTCTCTCTCCATTAGAGTTGCTGGATATATGCCAAGAAATTGAGCAAGCTTTGCACAGGGAGCGGTTGGTTCGTTGGGGCCCGCGCACAGTGGACCTTGATGTGTTGCTGTACGGCCAAGAGCAAGTGGCAACAGAAAGGCTCACCATTCCACATCCCCGCATGTATGAGCGGGCATTCGTGCTTGTGCCTTTGCAGGAATTGATGCCCTCCCTCATTCTCCCGGAAGATTTAGAGATGCAGGAAGTACATGTGTGGAAAACGTATAATGACGTAAATACATTTTTGCGTGATGCAAATTAA
- the lysS gene encoding lysine--tRNA ligase, with product MSEELNDQLVVRRQKMQNFREHGLDPFGKRFERTHLSQEIVEQYDQFSKEELEEKSAEVIIAGRIMTKRGKGKAGFAHLQDLKGQIQIYVRKDAIGEDSYEFFKTADLGDIIGVRGTVFKTNVGELSVKAQEVEYLTKALRPLPEKFHGLKDVEQRYRQRYLDLIVSENSKETFILRSRIIQAMRRYLDNQGFLEVETPMLHSIAGGATARPFITHHNALDMQLYIRIAIELHLKRLIVGGLEKVYEIGRVFRNEGISTRHNPEFTMLELYEAYADYNDIMSLTENLIAHTAQEVLGTTTVRYGEEDINLAPGWKRLHMADAVKEYTGVDFWQHMSKEEAQAFANQHGIEIKPTMEVGHILNEFFEQKVEEQLVQPTFIYGHPVEISPLAKKNPEDERFTDRFELFIVRREHANAFTELNDPIDQRERFEAQLIEKEEGNDEAHEMDDDFIEALEYGLPPTGGLGIGIDRLVMLLTNSASIRDVLLFPQMRPKE from the coding sequence ATGTCAGAAGAGTTGAATGACCAATTAGTGGTGCGCCGCCAGAAAATGCAAAACTTCCGTGAGCATGGACTCGACCCATTCGGAAAACGTTTCGAACGCACGCACCTTTCGCAAGAGATCGTCGAGCAATATGACCAATTCTCGAAAGAAGAACTAGAAGAAAAGTCCGCTGAAGTCATTATCGCGGGCCGCATCATGACGAAGCGCGGAAAAGGTAAAGCCGGATTCGCACACCTGCAGGATTTGAAAGGGCAGATCCAAATCTACGTCCGTAAAGACGCAATTGGAGAAGATTCCTACGAATTCTTCAAAACTGCAGACTTGGGAGACATCATCGGCGTCCGCGGTACTGTTTTTAAAACAAACGTCGGCGAACTCTCTGTAAAAGCACAAGAAGTGGAATACTTAACAAAAGCTCTTCGCCCGTTACCGGAAAAATTCCATGGCTTGAAAGACGTTGAACAACGCTATCGTCAGCGTTATCTTGATCTAATTGTCAGCGAAAATAGCAAAGAGACGTTTATCTTGCGTAGCCGGATCATTCAAGCGATGCGCCGCTATCTGGATAACCAAGGATTTTTAGAAGTTGAAACACCGATGCTCCATTCAATCGCCGGTGGAGCCACTGCACGTCCGTTCATTACCCACCATAATGCGTTAGACATGCAATTATACATTCGTATTGCAATCGAACTTCATTTGAAACGCCTCATTGTAGGTGGATTAGAAAAAGTTTATGAAATCGGGCGCGTCTTCCGTAACGAAGGCATCTCTACCCGTCATAATCCAGAATTCACTATGCTCGAACTTTACGAAGCATATGCTGATTACAATGACATCATGTCCTTGACAGAGAACTTAATTGCACACACTGCACAGGAAGTCCTTGGAACAACGACTGTCCGTTATGGAGAAGAAGACATCAATCTAGCTCCGGGCTGGAAACGTCTGCACATGGCAGATGCAGTTAAAGAATACACTGGTGTAGATTTCTGGCAACATATGTCGAAAGAAGAAGCACAAGCATTCGCCAACCAACATGGAATCGAAATCAAACCTACTATGGAAGTGGGGCATATCCTAAATGAATTCTTCGAACAAAAAGTTGAAGAACAATTGGTTCAGCCTACATTTATTTATGGACATCCGGTTGAAATTTCTCCGCTTGCTAAGAAAAATCCGGAAGATGAACGTTTCACAGATCGCTTTGAACTTTTCATCGTACGTAGAGAGCATGCAAACGCCTTTACAGAATTAAACGATCCAATTGATCAGCGTGAACGTTTTGAAGCGCAACTCATAGAAAAAGAAGAAGGAAACGATGAAGCTCATGAAATGGATGATGACTTTATCGAAGCGTTGGAATATGGCCTTCCTCCAACGGGTGGCTTAGGAATCGGGATTGACCGCCTGGTTATGCTACTAACTAACTCAGCATCGATACGAGACGTGTTATTATTCCCTCAGATGCGGCCAAAAGAATAA
- a CDS encoding CtsR family transcriptional regulator, which yields MRNISDIIEGYLKEIIEISGKDHIEIKRSEVAEKFQCVPSQINYVINTRFTLDRGYVVESKRGGGGYIRIKKVRLHKKSDLIAQIINRLETGASQTMAEDIVWRLLSEEVISKREAKLILSAIDRSTLGLPLPVRDEVRARILVAMLFTIQYESNGQGVIK from the coding sequence ATGCGGAATATTTCAGATATAATTGAAGGTTATTTAAAAGAGATTATCGAAATAAGCGGTAAGGACCATATTGAGATTAAACGAAGTGAGGTTGCCGAAAAATTTCAATGTGTTCCATCCCAAATTAATTATGTGATAAATACTAGATTTACATTAGATCGTGGATACGTAGTTGAAAGTAAGCGTGGTGGAGGCGGGTATATCCGTATAAAGAAAGTACGCCTTCATAAAAAATCGGATTTAATTGCCCAAATTATTAATAGGCTGGAAACGGGTGCTTCACAAACCATGGCTGAAGATATTGTATGGAGGCTCTTGAGTGAAGAAGTTATATCCAAGCGTGAAGCTAAATTGATTTTGAGTGCCATTGATCGTTCTACTCTCGGGCTGCCTCTTCCTGTACGAGATGAAGTGCGGGCACGGATTCTAGTGGCGATGTTATTTACTATTCAATATGAGTCAAACGGGCAAGGAGTGATCAAGTGA
- a CDS encoding UvrB/UvrC motif-containing protein encodes MICEQCGERPATVIVKQNQQDHLTERHLCHVCAAENHNISFSFDQDPMAIHNLLANWFPKQQAAVSPVRKEVPACPSCGFTFQKFLSLGKFGCAECYSTFAPQLDEILKRVQNGNTEHAGKIPASYGTTLKIKKEIEELRKQMQAAIQDENFEEAARLRDQVKALNEKLEGGGDVGD; translated from the coding sequence GTGATTTGTGAACAATGTGGAGAACGGCCTGCTACAGTCATCGTAAAGCAAAACCAGCAGGACCATTTAACAGAAAGGCACCTCTGTCACGTTTGTGCGGCAGAAAACCATAATATCAGTTTTTCTTTTGATCAAGACCCGATGGCGATCCATAACTTATTAGCTAATTGGTTTCCGAAGCAGCAAGCCGCCGTGAGTCCTGTACGAAAAGAAGTTCCAGCTTGCCCGTCTTGTGGATTTACTTTTCAAAAGTTCTTGAGTCTTGGTAAATTTGGCTGTGCTGAGTGCTATAGTACCTTCGCGCCTCAGCTAGATGAGATTTTAAAACGAGTGCAAAATGGAAATACAGAACATGCAGGGAAGATTCCTGCTTCTTATGGAACGACGTTGAAAATTAAAAAAGAAATTGAAGAACTGAGAAAGCAAATGCAGGCTGCGATACAAGATGAGAACTTTGAAGAAGCTGCAAGGCTACGAGATCAAGTAAAGGCCTTGAATGAAAAGCTTGAAGGAGGTGGGGACGTTGGCGATTGA
- a CDS encoding protein arginine kinase, whose protein sequence is MAIDRFLQPRASSWMANNGEHVDIAMSTRIRLARNLDEFKFPYAFSEDEALKVDKAVSSVLLDKGKEVGYGFTHINIEELNDLQREVLVEKHLISPYLANSQHSSAVLLSDEEELSVMVNEEDHMRIQSLQSGFHLQEAYDIANKMDSLLEEHLSYAFHEKFGYLTSCPTNTGTGMRASVMLHLPALTMSHQINRIIPAISRLGMVVRGIYGEGSEALGNVYQISNQVTLGKSEYEILQDLQNMTQQIIEQERRAREALNANSPLLLEDRVYRSLGVLTHARLLNTEEAAICLSDVRLGIDLHLITDVDMSILNELMVFMQPAFLQQYAGRPLEAKERDLARAELFRERLADNGINTKGEDFA, encoded by the coding sequence TTGGCGATTGACCGTTTCCTTCAACCCCGTGCGAGCAGTTGGATGGCTAATAACGGTGAACATGTTGATATAGCTATGAGTACGAGAATCCGATTGGCACGGAATTTAGACGAGTTTAAATTTCCATATGCATTTTCTGAGGATGAGGCGTTGAAAGTTGATAAAGCCGTTTCTTCGGTATTACTGGATAAGGGAAAGGAAGTTGGATACGGGTTTACTCATATCAATATTGAAGAATTAAATGACCTGCAACGTGAAGTGTTAGTAGAAAAACATTTAATTAGCCCTTATTTAGCGAACAGCCAGCATTCCAGTGCTGTATTATTATCGGATGAAGAAGAGCTTAGCGTGATGGTCAATGAAGAAGATCATATGCGGATTCAAAGTTTGCAATCAGGCTTTCATTTGCAGGAAGCATATGACATAGCGAATAAAATGGACTCGCTTTTGGAAGAGCATCTTTCTTACGCTTTTCATGAGAAGTTCGGTTACTTGACCAGTTGTCCTACAAATACGGGCACAGGAATGCGTGCTTCTGTCATGCTCCATTTACCTGCCTTAACCATGTCCCATCAAATCAACCGGATCATCCCGGCTATATCCCGTCTGGGGATGGTTGTTAGAGGGATTTATGGTGAAGGAAGTGAAGCGCTTGGTAATGTATACCAGATTTCTAACCAAGTAACATTAGGGAAATCGGAGTATGAGATTTTGCAGGATTTGCAAAATATGACCCAGCAGATTATTGAACAGGAAAGGCGAGCGAGGGAGGCGTTGAATGCGAATTCTCCGCTGCTCCTTGAAGATAGGGTGTACCGGTCGTTAGGTGTGCTGACCCACGCCCGTCTGTTGAATACGGAAGAAGCAGCCATTTGTTTATCAGATGTCAGACTTGGAATCGATCTTCATCTAATTACAGATGTGGACATGTCGATATTAAATGAATTGATGGTCTTTATGCAGCCTGCTTTTTTGCAGCAGTATGCAGGGCGTCCATTAGAAGCGAAGGAACGGGACCTAGCCCGGGCGGAATTGTTCCGGGAGAGGTTAGCTGATAACGGGATAAATACAAAAGGAGAGGATTTTGCATGA
- a CDS encoding ATP-dependent Clp protease ATP-binding subunit — translation MMFNRFTQRAQKVLQLAQEEAIRMKHESIGTEHILLGLIREGGGIAAKALEAIEVNTQLIEDGVKELVGVGEKDVGPIVHYTPRAKKVIELSVDESRKLGHSYIGTEHLLLALIREGEGVAARVLGNAGVSLNKARQQVLQLLGSNEQASTGTSPNASANTPTLDGLARDLTQVAREGSLDPVIGRSDEITRVIEVLSRRTKNNPVLIGEPGVGKTAIAEGLAQQIVNNEIPETLRDKRVMVLDMGTVVAGTKYRGEFEDRLKKVMDEIRQAGNVILFIDELHTLIGAGGAEGAIDASNILKPSLARGELQCIGATTLDEYRKYIEKDAALERRFQPIQVDEPTVEESIEIIKGLRDRYEAHHRVKITDEAIVAAAKMSDRYISDRFLPDKAIDLIDEAGSKVRLRSYTTPPDLKELEARLEAARSEKNEAVQSQEFEKAASLRDAEQKLKDELDQTKKEWKEKQGKEESEVTVEDIAKVVSMWTGVPVSRLAQTESDKLLNLEQILHSRVIGQDEAVTSISKAIRRARAGLKDPKRPIGSFIFLGPTGVGKTELAKALAESMFGDEDAMIRIDMSEYMERHTTSRLVGSPPGYVGYEEGGQLTEKVRRKPYSVVLLDEIEKAHPEVFNILLQVLEDGHLTDSKGRRVDFRNTVIIMTSNVGAQELKYNKYVGFNLEDSKTDYKDMKGKMLAELKKAFRPEFLNRVDDMIVFHSLEKNDLRKIVELMTQQLTDRLKEQDIDLELTEAALDKIAKEGYDPEYGARPLRRSLQKHVEDRLSEELLKGTAIAGQKIIFDVQGEEFIVRTNEGAVEKS, via the coding sequence ATGATGTTCAACCGATTTACACAACGCGCACAAAAAGTTCTTCAATTAGCTCAAGAAGAGGCAATCCGCATGAAGCACGAATCGATCGGAACTGAGCATATTTTGCTTGGTTTGATCCGAGAAGGCGGCGGAATCGCTGCTAAAGCTCTTGAAGCAATTGAAGTGAATACACAATTGATCGAAGACGGTGTCAAAGAACTAGTTGGGGTCGGCGAAAAAGATGTCGGGCCGATTGTTCATTATACGCCGCGGGCTAAAAAAGTGATCGAGCTATCGGTCGATGAATCCCGCAAGCTTGGGCACTCTTATATCGGAACAGAGCATTTATTGCTTGCTTTAATCCGTGAAGGCGAAGGAGTCGCTGCACGTGTACTTGGAAATGCCGGTGTCAGCTTGAACAAAGCGCGCCAGCAAGTGTTGCAGCTACTTGGCAGCAACGAGCAAGCATCGACTGGCACAAGCCCGAATGCTTCTGCCAATACACCGACTTTGGACGGCTTGGCACGTGATTTGACGCAAGTTGCGCGTGAAGGCAGCTTGGATCCAGTCATTGGACGCAGTGACGAAATCACGCGTGTGATTGAAGTATTGAGCCGTAGAACGAAAAACAACCCGGTATTGATCGGGGAGCCTGGCGTTGGTAAAACAGCCATCGCAGAAGGGCTTGCACAACAGATTGTTAACAATGAAATTCCAGAAACATTGCGCGATAAACGCGTGATGGTGCTTGATATGGGGACAGTCGTTGCCGGAACGAAATACCGCGGTGAATTTGAAGACCGTTTGAAAAAGGTAATGGATGAAATCCGCCAAGCGGGCAATGTCATCCTCTTCATCGATGAGCTCCATACATTGATCGGGGCTGGCGGTGCTGAAGGCGCGATTGATGCTTCAAACATCTTGAAACCATCACTTGCACGCGGCGAATTGCAGTGCATCGGTGCGACAACATTGGACGAGTACCGCAAATACATCGAAAAAGATGCAGCGCTTGAGCGCCGTTTCCAACCGATTCAAGTGGACGAGCCGACGGTTGAAGAATCAATCGAAATCATCAAAGGCTTGCGTGACCGCTACGAAGCACATCATCGCGTGAAAATTACCGATGAAGCGATTGTTGCGGCAGCGAAAATGTCTGACCGTTATATTTCCGACCGCTTCTTGCCGGATAAAGCGATCGATTTAATCGATGAGGCCGGTTCGAAAGTGCGTTTGCGTTCGTATACGACTCCACCGGATTTGAAAGAGCTTGAAGCCCGTCTTGAAGCTGCGCGTTCTGAAAAGAATGAAGCGGTGCAGAGTCAGGAATTCGAAAAAGCGGCTTCTCTTCGCGATGCAGAGCAGAAGTTGAAAGATGAGCTCGACCAGACGAAGAAAGAATGGAAAGAAAAGCAAGGCAAAGAAGAGTCTGAAGTGACAGTTGAAGATATTGCGAAAGTCGTCTCTATGTGGACAGGCGTGCCAGTATCGAGATTGGCGCAGACAGAATCCGATAAATTGCTTAATTTGGAGCAGATCCTCCATAGTCGTGTAATCGGCCAAGATGAAGCAGTGACTTCGATTTCGAAAGCGATCCGCCGTGCGCGTGCCGGGTTGAAAGATCCGAAACGTCCGATTGGCTCGTTCATTTTCCTAGGGCCAACAGGCGTCGGTAAAACTGAGCTTGCGAAAGCTTTGGCTGAGTCGATGTTCGGGGATGAAGATGCGATGATCCGCATCGATATGTCCGAGTACATGGAACGCCATACGACTTCACGCCTTGTTGGTTCACCTCCAGGCTATGTCGGTTATGAAGAAGGCGGCCAACTGACGGAGAAAGTCCGCAGAAAGCCATATTCAGTGGTCTTGCTTGATGAAATCGAGAAAGCCCACCCTGAAGTCTTCAATATCCTCTTGCAAGTGCTTGAAGACGGGCATTTAACAGACTCCAAAGGGCGCCGCGTCGATTTCCGTAATACGGTTATCATTATGACGTCGAACGTCGGTGCACAGGAATTGAAATACAATAAGTATGTTGGCTTTAACTTGGAAGATTCGAAGACGGATTATAAAGACATGAAGGGCAAAATGCTTGCGGAATTGAAGAAAGCGTTCCGTCCTGAATTCTTGAACCGTGTCGATGATATGATTGTCTTCCATTCACTTGAAAAGAACGATTTGCGCAAGATTGTCGAGCTGATGACGCAGCAATTGACGGACCGTTTGAAAGAACAGGACATTGATTTGGAGCTGACAGAAGCAGCGCTTGATAAAATTGCTAAAGAGGGGTATGATCCGGAATACGGAGCACGTCCTTTGCGCCGCTCACTTCAAAAACATGTCGAAGACCGTTTGTCTGAAGAGTTGTTGAAAGGTACAGCAATTGCCGGGCAAAAAATCATCTTCGATGTACAAGGCGAAGAATTTATCGTCCGTACTAATGAAGGGGCCGTAGAGAAATCGTAA